One Halictus rubicundus isolate RS-2024b chromosome 10, iyHalRubi1_principal, whole genome shotgun sequence genomic window carries:
- the LOC143357684 gene encoding uncharacterized protein LOC143357684, which translates to MREYKTGHVSRLPESILVRIGFVFLVILHFPEQNLAFDNTTSTFVERCRVDCTLKRDLVTCGKFRVVRWLHNVVREKEFSYGPLRIVRIPSLPGQSILPKVPQSRVFRSSAVEALNFVRDAVEDMLTKRAVVYTIDNAVAGRSFGTMPMIMDEDEITQLQSRKESDDDWRLFKKKKSVILPLLILLNLLKLKLLLLPVFLGVHFIKKLLVLGSLLLPSILSHLKICKVPQQAHQMNPYHTWATAAEAPADYPTGYGQEEAWAHRNDYQGHLGYPGYPAFRNPYG; encoded by the exons ATGCGCGAGTATAAAACGGGACACGTGTCCCGACTTCCCGAGTCGATTCTGGTGCGGATCGGGTTCGTTTTCTTGGTGATTCTTCATTTTCCCGAGCAGAATCTCGCGTTCGATAATACAACGAGCACGTTCGTCGAGAGATGTCGAGTTGACTGCACCCTGAAGAGGGACCTTGTCACCTGCGGGAAGTTCAGGGTCGTTAGGTGGCTACATAACGTCGTCAGAGAGAAG GAGTTCAGCTATGGTCCGCTTCGCATTGTCAGAATACCTTCTCTACCAGGCCAGTCGATTCTTCCGAAAGTGCCACAGTCCAGGGTGTTCAGGAGCAGTGCTGTCGAGGCCTTGAACTTTGTCCGGGACGCTGTCGAGGACATGCTAACAAAGCGCGCTGTCGTATACACCATTGACAATGCTGTGGCTGGAAGAAGCTTTGGTACTATGCCCATGATCATGGACGAGGACGAGATCACCCAATTGCAGAGCAGGAAAGAGTCCGATG ACGATTGGAGGCTGTTCAAGAAGAAGAAGTCCGTGATCTTGCCGCTCCTAATCCTCCTAAATCTACTGAAGCTGAAGCTCTTGCTCCTACCAGTGTTCCTAGGCGTGCATTTCATCAAGAAGCTGCTGGTCCTAGGATCGCTGTTGCTACCGTCGATCCTCTCTCACTTGAAGATCTGCAAAGTACCTCAACAAGCCCACCAAATGAATCCCTACCACACCTGGGCCACCGCAGCGGAAGCTCCAGCGGACTATCCCACAG GGTATGGTCAGGAGGAGGCGTGGGCACACAGGAACGACTATCAAGGTCACTTAGGCTACCCCGGATACCCTGCATTCCGCAACCCCTATGGATGA